CATCACCATCATCTATGCCATTCACCTGAAAGACGACCTCCAGCACATGGCGGGGTACCTGTACGCGGGAAGCGCCCTCGGTGTCGTTTTTGCGGGGGACCTTTTCAGCCTGTTCATTTTCTGGGAACTCCTTACGGTCGGTTCCGTCTTCCTCATCTGGAGCAGAAGGACCCGGAGATCGCTTGAGGCTGGATACCGCTATGCCCTGTACCATATCGTCGGCGGTCTTATTCTTCTTGCCGGGATATTGCTTTACGTGCACGGCACGGGATCGATCGAATTCAACTTCATCGGGCTTCAGAAGGGAAACCTGGCGACATACCTGATATTCCTCGGCTTCGGCATCAACTGCGCCTGGCCCTTCATCCATCCCTGGCTTACCGATGCCTACCCGGAAGCGACCATCACCGGGGTGGTGTTTCTGAGCGCTTTCACAACCAAGACCGCCGTCTATGTCCTCGCACGCGCATTTCCCGGAACAGGCATACTCATCTGGATCGGCGCGATCATGACCATGTTCCCCATCTTTTACGCGGTCATCGAAAACGACCTCAGGAGGGTCCTCGCATACAGCCTCATAAACCAGGTGGGTTTCATGGTCTGCGGGATCGGGATCGGTACCGAACTGGCCGTGAACGGCGCCGTGGCCCATGCCTTCAATGACATTCTCTTCAAGGGACTTCTCTTCATGTCCGTCGGTGCCGTCATGTACCGCACGGGGAAGATAAACGCCACCGACCTGGGCGGATTGTACAAGACAATGCCGCTCACCTGCATTTGCTGTATCATCGGCGCCGCATCGATATCGGCCTTTCCCCTGTTCAGCGGTTTTGTCAGCAAGTCGATGGTCATGAGCGCGGCCTCCCACGGCGGTATGGGCATCATCTGGTTCATGCTCCTCTTCGCTTCCGCCGGTGTCTTTCACCACGCCGGGATCAAGATACCCTTCTTTGCCTTTTTCTCCCATGATTCCGGGATGCGTCCCAAGGAAGCCCCGCTGAACATGCTGATAGCCATGGGGATCGCCGCATTTCTCTGTATTTTCATCGGTACGTTCCCTCATTATTCAGTGTATCCCCTGCTGCCCTTCCCTGTTCATTACGAGCCCTATACGGCACCACACATCATGGCACAGACGCAGCTGTTATTCTTCTCGGCCCTCGCTTTCACACTCCTTCTCCTTTCCGGCATCTATCCCTCGGAGATGCGGGCGATCAACCTTGACGCCGACTGGCTCTACCGCAAGGGAAGCAGATTGACCGTCTCTGTTGTAACGGGGATAGCAAGCGGGATCGCCCGTGCCTGTGAATATGTGTTCATACGAAGACTTCCGCGGGGACTCGCACTGTTCAGTCGAACCCCACTCACAACCATACTGAGCCTGTACAACCGGATCGAATCATCCCAAAGATGCGGCGAGCAGCGGGCAAAACCGGAACTTGTCAATGTTCTGCCCGCAGGAATACCGGTTATGATCGCCGTTATTTTTCTCTACGTCCTGGCATTTGTTTTTATCATGACCTTTTATTGATGTTTTTTTTCAGGCCACGTTATAGAATACCTCAATTTTCATTGTGATACTGACGGACAGGAGAGGAACCTTCGATCTGACGGTACGGCAAACGCACCGAT
The sequence above is a segment of the Deltaproteobacteria bacterium genome. Coding sequences within it:
- a CDS encoding Na(+)/H(+) antiporter subunit D, encoding MINTVPPGLIFIAGALLIPLLRNRTLKGAYLLLLPIISFVNLLNLPEGTHFVTGFLGYDLSFARVDRLSLLFGYIFHLITFITIIYAIHLKDDLQHMAGYLYAGSALGVVFAGDLFSLFIFWELLTVGSVFLIWSRRTRRSLEAGYRYALYHIVGGLILLAGILLYVHGTGSIEFNFIGLQKGNLATYLIFLGFGINCAWPFIHPWLTDAYPEATITGVVFLSAFTTKTAVYVLARAFPGTGILIWIGAIMTMFPIFYAVIENDLRRVLAYSLINQVGFMVCGIGIGTELAVNGAVAHAFNDILFKGLLFMSVGAVMYRTGKINATDLGGLYKTMPLTCICCIIGAASISAFPLFSGFVSKSMVMSAASHGGMGIIWFMLLFASAGVFHHAGIKIPFFAFFSHDSGMRPKEAPLNMLIAMGIAAFLCIFIGTFPHYSVYPLLPFPVHYEPYTAPHIMAQTQLLFFSALAFTLLLLSGIYPSEMRAINLDADWLYRKGSRLTVSVVTGIASGIARACEYVFIRRLPRGLALFSRTPLTTILSLYNRIESSQRCGEQRAKPELVNVLPAGIPVMIAVIFLYVLAFVFIMTFY